Below is a genomic region from Helianthus annuus cultivar XRQ/B chromosome 2, HanXRQr2.0-SUNRISE, whole genome shotgun sequence.
TCTAAAAGTCAACCATCTGTTCTTTAACATGATGAAAACTGGTTTTGTGCAGGATCAATTTCACTGTACCAAAACAGGTTTTAATACTATCGAGAACAGTGGCAAGCCGTTGGTGTTAAAAGAGCTTAAAAAGTTATGGGACAAACAAGATCGTTATCTTCCATGGTATAAAGGAGAGTATAATGAATCAAATACGGTATTTTTGGATGATTCTCCATATAAGGCGCTACGCAACCCTGTAAGCTGTCTTTTCCTTTCCGTtgcattttgtttatttttttattctgaCCAATTAAAAGTGTTAAATTCAATCACACTTCTCATTTCAATTTTTCAGCCACACACTGCAATATTTCCATATTCCTACAGTTACCGCGATACTCAAGATAATGGTTTAGGTAAGTCACCCTGTCCCGTTTATATATGCCTAATTCTAGTCACTACATATGAATGAGTCGATTTGGGTTATGTTTTATCTCAACTCTCAAGTGGGTTGCATGTGATACGTCTAGGAAAATCACTGAGGtacatggttgtaaaaatcccgactagtctctgattagtcgccgattaatcactaatcggaGGTTCACTGATTAACGGCCGATTTATCGCTAGGCGGTCAATGGTGGTCCTATTCTGGCCAAACGTCGGCCAAATTTCGACCAAATCTTATAAATTCCTTCCAAATACTTTTAAAAATGGTCAATGAggggttaaaacatgtctactttaaaaaaaactacatataaaagtgtgtgtttatatatgtaactaaaaattactataaaaatctcaatccgattaatccctgttaatcccgattaatccctgttaatcccgattaatcgctagtcggtaccccaccgcccgactagcgcctagcgattcttacaacactgcTGAGGTAAGTTAAGAACTAGATCTCCATGAGGGGTTAACCGACTTAAAGAACATCCATGAAAATATAAACCGTTATGGTATATTTATAGGAGTCTACTACTCTTAACTCTTATCGTAGTCTGTAAAGAATCTTAGTAATTTACTAGTGTCACGTGCTACAATAAACCAAAGGGCAAGAACCTAATAGAGttgtcctcttctttttttctcatagcttgaaatcgttccatcacatcggcgtcttttactttatcaaaagtttctatttcgaccgcacaaaccatagcGTGGTTCAAATATTCCGGGCCCATTGGATTGCGTTAATCCGTTTTGACAAACTTCAATTTAGAAAAACATCTTTTAACGGTTGCAAAGCTTCACTACCCGATAAACCAAAGGACAAGAACTGTGTGTTCTGGTTTCCACCATAAGACGAGCAAGATCACGTATTCAATTATAATATTGTTTTGGGTCTTGGGCTAACTTTATCAATTATATTTAGGGCCTCCTTTCAATTCTGTTATTGTTAATTTGGGCTTATTTTATCTTTCGGGCCTAATTATTCTACAAGTTTTCGCGTTGTAAAATGTTTGGGCTTATAAAAAAGGGATTTTAGTAATATCAAGTATACTATTTTTTGTTAGGGGTATCCTCGTATTATTtaggggtatcctttgtataaaaccgaaaaaaactCTACGAATACGgcgttgagccgtagcccgtgctacggctcctAACACTATGGTTCCGCCCCTGCCCCTTTCCCTCAAGTTTTGAGTGAGCTCTTAGAGTTTAAGATCACATTTTGTCGTAATAAAGTGTACCTTTAGGGCCTCAAGTTGATAATTACTTTTTTTGGGTAAAGAAGTTGATAATTACTTAGTTTATTCTTAACCCATACAACCTCATAAATTGTTTATTAAAAAAGGTTGAGTTTGTTGTAGTTTTTGCTATCTTATTTAACACGTATTCTTTATAGTTATTTAGAAATGGGCAGTGTTTCCTGATCAACCAGaccataaatttactaatattgaTTCGTCTCGTTCCCCAACTCGCCCATGCTGCCACCTCTACTATTAATATCTTCAAGTGtgtatttaagtatttactaggTTATCATTCATCATATGTTTCTTGTCGGTTTTGAAAGTTAACGTATCAACTGCCAAATGCCTATCGTCTAACTATTCGTTCTTTGAGTTTACACCCTATGCTGTTTGAATATTTCTTAATATACCTATTTCTAAAAGGATCATGTGCTATTGTTTGAGCTTATTTATATTACGATACATGGCCATATGTCCACCACCTTGCATAATCttattgtgatattcttgaaTTGCCATTGCAGGACCGAATGGCGACCTTCGTAATTATCTGGAACAGCTGGCAGCATCTGATAACGTTCAAAAGTTTATAGAGCAAAACCCATTTGGTCAACAACCGATAACATATGACGATGAATCATGGTCTTTTTACCGTAAGATCATTGGTTCCATTGGACCAACAGCTGGTCCTTCTCGTTCTAGAAAGAAACTTATTGTTCTCGATACTGGTGGGTTGCTTGTTGATCTCACAACGGCCCCACGTGAAGGATTCAAAGCAGACACAATGCATGGGTCAACATCAGGTTTAGATTCGTATTGTAATTAATTATATAGGTTGTGTTTTATCTCAAATGGGTCTAAGGGGAACAGGTTAAATGGGCTGAAAGTCACTCGAAGTCTATCTGTGATATGTATAcagatttttaaatcattttgttcAATGATATAGATTCGTATTGTAATTATATTGTTTTTGTAATCATAATGAACATACTTTTCATTATTATATCATTTTTAAATGTATTAAAAGTGTTTGCTGGTcaacccaacccgacccgttttTTCATATTGCTCAACAAAATGCTGGCTTtaatttttgtttgcatttgCAGTGTTTAAAAGACCCTATTGTGATGATTTTTTGCAATTTTGCTTCAAGAGATTTAACGTAGGTTTTTGGACATCAACATCAAGGTATAATTTTTCTATAATAATTGACTTTACTTTTCTGCAATTTTAGACCACTCTCAATTTACTATACCGACCGTAtgcttttgttttctttttctttttttttattcttttatcgTTTAAAATTTTTCTTTGTGCTCATAAGTATTTATGAACTCAATTCAGATATAACACGGAATGCACTCTTGACTTTCTTATGGGGGACGCTCAACACAAGTTGCTTTTCTATTGGGTAAGCACATTTAtaatttatgtatatatatatattgatagggtaaggttcatgcgagaaccacctttattgcgagaaccgcgagaaccaatgtgaacacaagctaaaatagctaaaaaaaacctaaaaaaaccctaaaaaaaacctaacccccacccccccaccccccaaaaacctaaacccccacccccccccccccaaaaaaaaacctaaccccccccccccccctcaaaaaacctaacccccccccccccaagctaaatgctaaaaactaaaaccctcaaaaaacctaaaaaaaacctaacccccacccccccaccccccaaaaacctaaaccccccaccccccccccccccccaaaaaaaacctaacccccccccccccccaagctaaatgctaaaaactaaaaccctcaaaaaacctaaaaaaaacctaacccccccccccccccccaaaaacctaaacccccctcccccaccacccaaaaacctaaacaccccccccccccccccaagctaaaatgctaaaaactaaacccccaaaaaacctaaaaaatctaaaaaaaatcaaaaatttttttttttatttttttactattttttatgttcaaatcgctactttttgtagcgaaaaaaaaaaaaaattttaaaaaaaaaaaaaaaaaaattttttttttttggatactaaaagtagcgatttttatataaaaaatagtaaaaaaataaaaaaaaaattttttgggtgttttttagatttttttagctattactgtttgtgttcacactggttctcgcggttctcgcaataaagggtggttcctaacggatctttgtcctatattgATATTACTTTTAAGTCTATATTGTTGTATTAGTAATTTAATTAGtatgttaatattatttttaaatctATTTTTCCATTAATATTTATCaagattttgtttttttttctcgtTGCAGGATCGAAGTCACAGTACCGACACCGGTTTTGGTACCGTTGAGAACAATAGTAAACCCTTAATCGTTAAAGAACTTAGAAGGTTATGGGAAAAGAAAGATCCAGATCTTCCTTGGGATATAGGAGAGTATGATGAATCAAATACACTTTTAATTGAAAATACCTCACACAGGGCTTTGCTAAATCCGGTTAACATTCTTtctttgttttattatatttttttagttttttttacatattcttttctttttttgttaGTAAAAGTTAAACTTATGACCTTCGTTAACATTCTTTTTCCTTTCATTTTCAGCCACATACCGGAATCTTCCCTTATCCTTACCGCTACTGGAATACAGAAGATAATTCCTTAGGTAATTCATgatagtttttttcttttttttttgcaaatttgATTATACTCTTGATTTTTTTTACAGGGCCTGAAGGTGACCTTCGCGTTTATTTGGAAAGGTTagcagaatctgagaatgtgcaAAAATTTGTATCGGAAAATCCTTTTGGTCAACGTCCCATTAGGGAAAAGAATTTATCGTGGAAATATTATCAAAAGATTATTCACGCGTTCTCATCTAGATTAAAAGGTCGCTCTAATGGTTCAGTTGATGAGCGATATAAAAAAACGTCTGAAGATAAACCCGACACCACTACTGCTTTAGCTGCTCCAACCTTAGCGGAACCAAAAGCCGACTCTACTGTTTCAGCTGCTCCAACCATATTGGAACCAGAAATCGACACAACTATACCTGATGCTCAAACCTCATTGGAACCGCAACCTGACACTAGTATGCCTGATGCTCAAACCTCATTGGAACCGCAACCTGACACTAGTATGCCTGATGCTCAAACCTCATTGGAAGCACAAACTGACACTACTACACGTGATGTTCAAACCGCGTTGGAACCACAAACCGACACTACTGTACCTGATGCTCAAACCGCATTGGAACCTGAAACCAGCACTGATGCTCAAACCTCATTGAACCCAGAAACTGACAGTACGACTGTTTTGGCGGCTCAAGCCTCGTTGGAACCACAAACCGACACTAGTACTGTTTCGGCTGCTCCAAATTGATTGGAACCAGAAACCAACACTGCTAACTGTATTGACTGTTCCAAACTGTTAACGGCGGATCATTAGGGAACTGAGTTATATGTAGGGCTTTGCATTCATCTTCTTGATAGATTACTTAGACATAGATAGCATTTATCTTTCTATTCCTTCTAGTTTTGCCGGAATTTGTGAGCCGGTGATATGTATGACCCAACTACGGAAGTTGTAGGTGATTGTGCATGGTGGCGTTGTTTGGGTCTGATTTTTGATTCGTCTTCAATGGGTTTTACGATTGTACGGGGTTGTGTAGTCGTGTTCTACTTCTGACCAAAGCATGTCAGGATAGATCAAGATGTCTACAATTTTCGGGCAGATAAGCAGTTGCGTTTGCTAATGCCGGGTTGCAATTTGGTGTGACATTTAGATACAAGTTTTTTATAACATTGTTTTGGATTTTTGTAATAGTTTTGGTAAgacatttttttttataacacTGTATTAGAttcttgtaattttttttttatttttgtaacatGATTACTATAAGTTGATGTTAAAATTTAATGCACCCACTTCGGAATATCAAATAATTGTCTTGGTTAATATGAATGAAGATGATATATCATATGCTACTTGTGAACTATATGAGTTTTACTTGATAAGAGCTCCAATCAAGTTGATTTTAAATGGGCTCGAAAGGTCAAGTTTCATACAGATAGAACAAGCGAGTGATGCTAAACGAGTTTATTATTTGTAAACAAGATTGGATTATCCGAATAAATTTAAAGGAAGGAGGAAACttgatgtgtgtgtgtatatatatatatatataatagttcaaatgaaaaccacttttattgtgaaaactcgaaaactaactaaaaaaagcctaaaaaacacacaaatttttttttcaatttttttttataaaa
It encodes:
- the LOC110916324 gene encoding uncharacterized protein LOC110916324, which codes for MEHDCPPAKRRHISHENNTDCSESNDDKITEEVPNTEVVVKQGCAVNEGKESIEHDSPPAKRRHISPEKDDDTSESNKDLDTEEVSNTEVAVKEDCEVSEEKESLTKDTRIDDIDIEQENNKCKNEIVMEESQVDAPEAGGNEIRSEDNTCGENGHPQSRKKLLVLDVNGLLVDIVANPDEDYKPDTILGSKSVFKRPFCDEFLKFCFERFNVGVWTSRTRRNIEQVLKFLAIDTKQLLFCWDQFHCTKTGFNTIENSGKPLVLKELKKLWDKQDRYLPWYKGEYNESNTVFLDDSPYKALRNPPHTAIFPYSYSYRDTQDNGLGPNGDLRNYLEQLAASDNVQKFIEQNPFGQQPITYDDESWSFYRKIIGSIGPTAGPSRSRKKLIVLDTGGLLVDLTTAPREGFKADTMHGSTSVFKRPYCDDFLQFCFKRFNVGFWTSTSRYNTECTLDFLMGDAQHKLLFYWDRSHSTDTGFGTVENNSKPLIVKELRRLWEKKDPDLPWDIGEYDESNTLLIENTSHRALLNPPHTGIFPYPYRYWNTEDNSLGPEGDLRVYLERLAESENVQKFVSENPFGQRPIREKNLSWKYYQKIIHAFSSRLKGRSNGSVDERYKKTSEDKPDTTTALAAPTLAEPKADSTVSAAPTILEPEIDTTIPDAQTSLEPQPDTSMPDAQTSLEPQPDTSMPDAQTSLEAQTDTTTRDVQTALEPQTDTTVPDAQTALEPETSTDAQTSLNPETDSTTVLAAQASLEPQTDTSTVSAAPN